CCGGCCTTCCCGTGAGCCGGCAGGTTCTTGCCGACCACGTTTACGAGGCCCTGCTCGAGTGGTTGATGGATGGCCGGCTCGAGCCCGGAGCGGCTGTGAGCATCGACGGCATGGCCAGGGAACTCGAAGTCTCACCTACCCCCGTACGCGAAGCGTTGGCACGTTTGGAGCATACGGGGATGGTCCGTCGGGTGGCGCTCAAGGGGTACCGGGTGGCCCCCGTTTTCACCCGCGAGGACTTCGCGGAATTGATGGAAGCCCGGCTTTCCATTGAACCTGTCAATGCCCGCCTGGCCTGTTCGCGGATGACCCCTGACGGACTCGCAGCCTTGAAGCAGGCCGTCGAGGACCTGCGGACAGCTCCGCGCGGTGGGAGCTTTGCGGAGTACCGCAGCTACCTCGAGGCAGACGAACGTTTCCACCAGTTGATTGCAGCCCAGGCCAGCAATCAGTTCCTCCTTGCGGCCTACAACACCTTGGGCGGGCAGATCCAGCGGTTCCGGCTGTTCGGGGGAGTGGGCATTACCGACGCCGAACAGGCGATCGCCGAACACCAGGCAGTGCTGGACGCGCTGCTCAGCGGCGATCCTGAAGCCGCTGCCACAGCCATGACCAAGCACGTAGAGAACGTGCGGGGCCGGGCGATGGCTGACGCGCCCGAAGACTGAGGTCCGTCAGTCCCTGCCCGGGGTCAGGGAAGCCATAAGAATTTTTCCAGCGTCCCTGATTCTGCGGGGCCGCACGCCGCCAGGCGCCCTGACGCCGCGTGTTTCCGCACGTCACGGACGCCTATGACGCCGCTCTCCTGATCCCGTGACGGGCTTCACAAACATTTGTATGACATATAGGATCTAGGAAGTTACGCATTCAGGGTTGACAGCGTTAACTTATTCGTAAATCCTATAGGAAACAGGATTCCACGAAGGAGTGATCATCATGGCGTACACCGCCGAAAACTGGCCCATCACCGCGGCCCTCCTGCAGTTCCCGGGCACGGATGCTTCGGGCCAGCAGGTCAACGACGCCGACGCTTCCGTTTGGGCCTCGGTCTTCCAGGAAGTCAAGGACGCCGGTTTTGCCAACGCAGACCTCACGGACAGCTGGGTCCGTCCCGGCGACCTGAGCAAGGAGCGCCTGGCCGAGTTCAAGCAGACCGCTGACGAAGTTGGCGTCGGGATCCCGGTGATCTCCGCGATCCGCCGCAGCGTCATCCACGAGCGCGACTGGGAAGACAACCTGGCTTACAGCCACCGCACCATTGACGCCGCAGCAGAGCTTGGCTGCGAAGTGGTTTCCATCGGCCTCCACCAGGCCATCACCCCGGAACAGCAGAAGCAGTTGTGGTTCTGGACCGTGGAAGGCTACAAGGATCCTGTTGGTGACAAGGAAGCGTGGGGCAACGCAGTCTCCCGCATCCGTGAAATCGGCAAGCACGCCGCTGAAGCAGGCATCCTGGTCTCGCTGGAGATGTACGAGGACACCTACCTCGGCACCGGCGATTCCTCCGTGCAGCTGGTCCAGGACATCGGCCTGGACAACGTCGGCCTGAACCCCGACCTTGGCAACCTGATCCGCCTGCACCGTCCCATCGAGGACTGGCGCGAGCTTGTCCACAAGACCCTGCCGTACTCCAACTACTGGCACATGAAGAACTACATCCGCGACGAGGATGTTGCCCGCGACAGCTACATCACCATGCCTGCTCCCATGGAAAGCGGCCTCATTAACTACCGCGAGGCCTTCAAGTACGCATTGTCCATGGGCTTCCAGGGCATCCTCTGCGTTGAGCACTACGGCGGAGACGGCCTGAGCGTCACCGCCAGCAACCAGGATTACCTGCGCCGCCACGTCCTCCCCAAGAACGACGGCTACGCACTGGGCCAGAGCAAGGTAGCCCAGGGTCGCCAGCAGCCCGCATCTACCCAGTTCGCAGGAGTCTAGGAATGACGCAGATCTTCGACAACCCGGCAGAATTCGCCGACGATGCCTTGGACGGCTTCGTAGCTGCGAACCGCAACTACGTTGCCCGCGTTGACGGCGGCGTGGTCCGTTCCACCGAAGTTCCCGCCGGCCAGGTAGCACTGGTGGTTGGCGGCGGTTCCGGACACTACCCGGCATTCGCCGGTTTGGTGGGTCCGGGCCTGGCAGCAGGCTCAGCCTGCGGCAACATGTTCGCTTCCCCGGCAGCCGGGCAGGTTTACCGCGTAGCCAAGGCCGCAAACGCCGGCGGTGGCGTCCTGCTGAGCTACGGCAACTACGCAGGCGACGTGCTGCACTTTGGCCAGGCACAGCTTCGCCTCAACGCGGAAGGCATTGAGACCCGCACCGTCACCGTGACCGATGACATCGCCAGCGCCCCGATTGACCAGCTGGAGAAGCGCCGGGGCATCGCCGGGGACCTTACCGTCTTCAAGATCGCCGGTGCCGCCGCGGAAGCGGGCCTGAACCTGGATGAGGTAGAGCGGTTGGCCATCAAGACCAACTACCGCACCCGTTCCCTCGGCGTGGCTTTTGACGGCTGCACGCTGCCCGGTGCCAAGGAACCGCTGTTCCACGTTCCGGCCGGCCAGATGTCCCTCGGCCTGGGTATCCACGGCGAGCCCGGCATCTCCGAGCACCCGATGCCCACCGCGTCCGAGCTCGCCGAACTGCTGGTCTCCAAGCTTCTGACAGACAAGCCCGACGACGCCGGCGACCGCGTGGTGGCAATCGTCAACGGCCTGGGTACGGTCAAGTACGACGAACTCTTCCTGCTCTTCGGCAAGATCGAGAAGCTGCTGAGCGCAGAAGGGCTCTCCATCGTTGAGCCTGAGTGCGGCGAGCTGGTCACCAGCCTGGACATGTCCGGACTCTCGCTCACGCTCCTGTGGCTGGATGAGGAACTGGAGCAGTACTGGTCCGCTCCCGCCGACACCCCGGCGTTCCGCAAGGGAAGCATGGCACCGCGCGCTGCCCGCACCCAGGCAATTGCGGACGACGCCGAAGCCACCGAGACCGAGCAGGCCACACCGGCTGCCGCTGAACTCGGGCAGCAGGCAGTTGCCCTACTCGCCCAGGTGAGGGACG
The Paenarthrobacter ureafaciens genome window above contains:
- a CDS encoding GntR family transcriptional regulator produces the protein MPAASPSSVRTGLPVSRQVLADHVYEALLEWLMDGRLEPGAAVSIDGMARELEVSPTPVREALARLEHTGMVRRVALKGYRVAPVFTREDFAELMEARLSIEPVNARLACSRMTPDGLAALKQAVEDLRTAPRGGSFAEYRSYLEADERFHQLIAAQASNQFLLAAYNTLGGQIQRFRLFGGVGITDAEQAIAEHQAVLDALLSGDPEAAATAMTKHVENVRGRAMADAPED
- a CDS encoding sugar phosphate isomerase/epimerase family protein → MAYTAENWPITAALLQFPGTDASGQQVNDADASVWASVFQEVKDAGFANADLTDSWVRPGDLSKERLAEFKQTADEVGVGIPVISAIRRSVIHERDWEDNLAYSHRTIDAAAELGCEVVSIGLHQAITPEQQKQLWFWTVEGYKDPVGDKEAWGNAVSRIREIGKHAAEAGILVSLEMYEDTYLGTGDSSVQLVQDIGLDNVGLNPDLGNLIRLHRPIEDWRELVHKTLPYSNYWHMKNYIRDEDVARDSYITMPAPMESGLINYREAFKYALSMGFQGILCVEHYGGDGLSVTASNQDYLRRHVLPKNDGYALGQSKVAQGRQQPASTQFAGV
- the dhaL gene encoding dihydroxyacetone kinase subunit DhaL, with translation MTQIFDNPAEFADDALDGFVAANRNYVARVDGGVVRSTEVPAGQVALVVGGGSGHYPAFAGLVGPGLAAGSACGNMFASPAAGQVYRVAKAANAGGGVLLSYGNYAGDVLHFGQAQLRLNAEGIETRTVTVTDDIASAPIDQLEKRRGIAGDLTVFKIAGAAAEAGLNLDEVERLAIKTNYRTRSLGVAFDGCTLPGAKEPLFHVPAGQMSLGLGIHGEPGISEHPMPTASELAELLVSKLLTDKPDDAGDRVVAIVNGLGTVKYDELFLLFGKIEKLLSAEGLSIVEPECGELVTSLDMSGLSLTLLWLDEELEQYWSAPADTPAFRKGSMAPRAARTQAIADDAEATETEQATPAAAELGQQAVALLAQVRDVVVEHEEELGKLDAIAGDGDHGIGMRRGVDAAAAAGEAASGSSVARILLAAGEAWSEKAGGTSGALWGSAVIAAGQALGNRDSYTDADARAAVTAFANAITELGKAEPGDKTMVDALLPFRDTFLAELDGGASANQALAAAAAAAESAAAATADLRPLKGRARPLAEKSLGHPDPGAVSFGLIVNRISQFIDSQLATAASAPAGNGATE